Genomic DNA from Paenibacillus donghaensis:
AGGCGTAATCGTACCATTCTGGTAATTGCCCATGATTTCGTTCCAGACCTTCGGGTCCAGCTTGTCGGCGGTCCACACATTGGTATCATAGTCCGGCATACTGGCCATAGCTACTACATTTCCTGTATCTACCTCCATGGCTACAGCGTAGCCGGTTTGGGCATTTGGGTGGGTTTTGCCCTGAACAGAATTGGCGTGCAGCCACTTGATCTGATCCATAATGGCTTCTTCGGTCTTCATCTGAACACTTTTGTTGATCGTGGTCCAGATATTATTGCCTTTGACCGGAGGAACTACCTTCTCGATCTTCTCCGCCATGTTCTGTGGATTGACGGATATTTCCTGATAACCGTTCTGTCCGCGCAGCTCACGCTGGTACTGCAGCTCCAGGCCGTCATAACCGACGATCTCATCATCCTTGTAGGTCAGGCCGGCCTCCGGGTTCACTTTCATGTTGCTCAGGATATTTTTGTAAATGGCAAGGCTGTCGGATGAGGTAAAAGGTTTAATATAACCTACCGTCTGCACAGCTACCGTATCCTTGTCGTAATGACGGGTACTCTCCTCCACTACTTCCAGTCCGGGGTACTCTGCCTTATGCTCCATGAAATAGGCCACTTCCTCTTCGGACAATCCAGCCTTGATCCGGCGGGCATAATACCCTAAGGATTTGCGGAAATCCAGATCGAGCGCCTTGAGCACATCTTCCTCGGTCAATACCTTGGCTTTCTTGTCACCGTATTTGGCGAAATTGGCGGCCAGATTGGCAGCCAGCGCATCTGATTTGGCTTTGGCCTCGGGCGTAATCTCCAACTTGCCTGTCGCTTTATTTTTTTTCTTCTCCGTATACTCTTTATTAAGCGTAATATAGAGCGATTGAAGCGGTGTAGAATAAGCCAGCTCTTCTCCGCCCGCAGCGTAGATTACCCCGCGCATGGAAGCCAGCGGCACATTTTTGATATCCCGGCTGGTTTCCACCTCGGTTAAGGTGGGACCTTCGACAAACTGCAGGATGGCAAGACGTATAATAATGACACAGAATATCACAAACGTGCTGAAGAAAAACACGTTAATCCGCAGGCCTAAGGAGTTTGTGCTGGGGGGCTCGTCGGTTGGCGGGGCCTGTTTACGGAAATAACTCACAGTTTGCTTCTCTCCTTTTTACTCTAAAATAAGCTGATTTCTATTCAGTTTCACCAGAGCTTGCAGCGAGGCTTTTCTTAGGAATTCCGTCCAGACCATATTCCCAATCATAGGCGTCGAAGATTTTGCGGGCGACCGGCGCCGCACTCTGGGAGCCGAAGCCGCCGTCAGGAATGACTACCGCTACAGCGAGCTTGGGCTTATCGCGCGGGGCATAAGCGATAAATACCCCGTTGTCGCGATTCGCTCTGGCCTTGCTGGACCATTGCTCTGAGGTGCCGGTCTTGCGGGCAAAATCATAAGGGAAATCATCAAAGGCCTCCACCTTGCTGTTCATCCCCTGTTTGATAACGCTCCAATAAGCAGGGTCGAATTCCACCTTGTTCAGCACCTCGCGCTCAAAGCTCTTGACCAGCTTGCCGTCGGCATCGGTAATGCGGCTCACCAGCTGCGGCTTGATCCGTTCGCCTTCGTTGGCAAGTGTAGCCGTATACTGGGCGAGCTGCAGCGGTGTGAATTTGCCTTGCTGGCCGAATGAAGCATAGACCAGGGCAGCCTGGTCTGTTCCTGTATAATCCTCGCGGCGATAGTTGAATTCACCTGGATACTCCTTGGGCAAACCACTTTCGGTACTGACCCCAAGGCCGAATTGCTTCAGATAACTATCCCATACATTCAGTGCTTCGCCCTTGTATTTGTTATACAACCGCTCTCCGACCATGTCGATCATAAAGGCATTGGATGAGAATTCAATGGCCTTGGCGGGACGAATATTATTATAGACATGGCCCGAGGAATTGCGGACCGAGGATTTGTCGTCCTTGCCGAAATAGGCAATCCCTTTGTCGTTGTAAGTTTCTGTAGTAGAGAACAGACCTTCATTTAACCCAATTAGCACACTTAATGGCTTGATGGTTGAGCCCAGGAAAACAACAGATTCGAAATCATTGCCCGAACGGCCGGAGGATTTAGGCGTAACCGTACCATTCTGATAATTGGTTTCGATTTTCTCCCAATCCTCAGGCAAGAGCTTTTCCCCTGTCCATATGTTGGTATCATAGTCAGGCATGTTCGCCATGGCAACTACGTTGCCTGTATCCACTTCCATGGCTACGGCATAGCCGGTCTGCGCATCAGGATGGGTTTTGCCCTGCACGGCGTTGCTGTGCAGCCATTTAATTTGGTCTGTGACCGCCTGCTCGGTCTTCAGCTGTATATTTTTGTTAATCGTCGACCAAATATTATAACCTTTGACGGGTGGAACCAGCTTCTCCACCTTCTTGGCCATATTCTGGGGATCAACGGAGATTTCCTGGTAACCATTTTTGCCGCGCAGCTCACGCTGATATTGCAGCTCCAGACCGTCGGCCCCGACGGACTCATCCGGCTTATAAACCAATCCGGGGTCTGCATCACTTTGTTTCATCGCATTGCGGATATTCGTATAGATACTGTAGCCTGTTTCCGTTGATTTGAACGGTTTCACATAACCCACTGTCTGTACTGCAATCGTATCGTTGTTATAATGCCTGAGGTTTTCCTCCACAATGCTTAGTCCAGGATACTCATCCTTGTGCTCCATGAAGTAGGCGATCTCTTTTTGCGACAGGTCTGCTTTGATCCGGCGGGGCACATAACCCTGGTTTCGCTTGAATTCAAGATCGAGCGCATCCAGCACACCCTCCTTGGACAGCTGCTTGGCGGCAGGATCGCTATATTTGGCGAATTCAGCGGCCAGTCTGGCGGCCAGTGCATCGGACTTCTGACGGGCCTCGTCAGTCAGCATATCTTTGTTCTGCTCTTTGTCTTTTACCTTGGCAGTGTATTCCTTCGTCAGCATCATATAGAGCGACTGTACCGAGGAGGAATAGGCCAGCTTCTCGCCGTTCGCGGCATAGATCACTCCACGTGCTGCTGCCAGCGGCACCGTTTTGACATCACGTTTGGTCTCCTCATCTGCCAGACTTGCGCCTTCGGCGAACTGTAGCGAGGCAAGGCGGATAATAATGATGCAGAAGATCATAAAGGTACCGAAGAAAAAAATATTCAGACGCAAACCAAGGGAACGGGGGGTAAGTTTTTCTTCCGGCAGCGGATTCGGCTTACCAAACACTTTCACAGCCACTTCTCTCCTTTGAGATTACAGGTTAACGTAACGTTCAGCAGCATTCGACAGCTCGTGATGACATGCTGGTATTGTACCATATAATGAGAGACCTCCGCCCCCGCAGGCACCGAGATCAAAGTACGCTTTCCGCGATATGTGTATCCTTGAAATCCTTGGGGTTGAACCAGTCCCCGCTGCCTGCCCAGGTTGGGTCAAGCGGAATCCAGCTCTGCTGATCGCTGAGGTATACTTCATTCCAGGCATGCGGACCATATCCGCCCCGCCCGTCATACCCTCTTCCCGTTACCACACGCACCTTCAGGTCCTGTGAGCGGGCCATCAGGGCATACAGCCGGGCATAATCAATACAGACTCCGATCCGGGTATCGAAGGTGTCCTGCGGGGTCTGCTCCTTCCAGATCCGGTTCTGCTCATAATTCTCGGCCTTGTCATAATCATAAGCGATTCGCGTGCCCACCCAATCGTAGAGCAGCTTCGCTTTCTCTTCTTCGCCTTCAGCTTGTCCGGCAATCTCCTCGGCAGCCTGCGCGATATCGGCAGCAATCTGATGATCAATCACTTCGTATTTACGGCGGAGAATATCATTCATCTCTGCTGCCACCGCTTGGGTTAACACCGGCAGCTTGCTGCGGACCGCTTCTCCGGCAAAAGGCTGGATTACCGCAGCCGCACTCTGCGTGTATACCGGTGAGGACTCCACATAGTTGCTGAAGCTGCTGTCGGGGTTAAGCGCCACCCCGACAAACAGTGCCAGCACCACGAGCAAGGCTCGGGTCAAGCCGATCAGACCGCCCACTGCAGCCCCGCCGAGCCTGCTCAGTGCTGAAACCTCCCGATCGGCCGCTCTTCCCTGGCGGTGGGGCAAGCGGAATGGCAGCAGCAGGAACAGCAGCCCGATCAGCAGCCGGATCAGGCTGTAGGCCAGCAGCAACAGCAGCAGGAACCTCACCAGCGGAGAGCCAGCGATGACGGAGACGGCTGTATAATAGATCTGCTGCCACTGGCTAAGCTCTGTCGCGGGCAGCTCCTTCGCGGCGGCCCAAGCCTGCACCCAAGGTGACAGATAGGCTGCTGCAGGCACTGCCAGAACCAACGCGGCGGCGGCGGATAAGCCGCTGCCCAGCAGCCCGAATAACCTGCCGCTGGAGCGGGCGAAACCTCTGCCCCAGCCCTGCAGCAAGGAGAACAGCACAATCAGCAGAAGGGCAATGGATATGGCGTTGGCCTCCGTTACACTTTCAAGCCATTCCTTCAGCAAAGTCCATCCCCTCTCTTTCCTTCAACCTCATAGGTCAACTACCGGCATTCTGCTGTTTGCGCGCCTGGTCGATGAACGTTTGGGTGGTCTCGGTAATGCTCCATTTTCCCAGACTTACACCGCGGAACGTAACCTCCACCTTGTCTTCATTGGCCGCACCCTTAACCTCCAGATTAGGGGAAGTGATCGTGAATGTGCCGTCGCCGCCGGAGGTATATTTAGCCTCCTTGGCTTCGTTCAGCATTACCTCCTGCGCTTCTTTCTTCAGGGTGCTGACCGTCCCGTCCGTCACCTTGCTCACTGTATCTCCGATCTGATCGAGGGTAACCCCACTGTAAATAAACAGACCCACCACAATAATAATCACGATGGCCCATTTCAGCACCGTCTTGACCAGATTGACAACGGCAAACAACAGGACAAGTGCAATAACAATAACGAGCCAATTCTCTCTTATGAACTGTGACCATACTTCCATATCCAACACAACCATAACACCCCTATCGTCTGATTTCGTTCCCACTTTGTTTCTTATTCATATTCCTGTCATTACTCTCAATTATTATACATGAATGTTATCTATAATTCATGGTTCCCAGGGCGGACGCTATGGAGACAGGCTTAGAGCAGCTGCGGCTAAAAAAATGCGGTATAAGCCCTCCCCGTCCCACGTAAAGTACAAGTAGTTGCTGTCCCGCTGTTTCTTTACGGGTACGGCAACCATTCAGCCAGCCGGCAAGCGCTCTGCTTGGGCTGGCCTGCGGAGGTGTTCAATGTGAAAACTGCGCTGTGGCTGTATCTGTTTCTCTTCCTGGCCTTCTTCGATCTGCATGCCCAATACCCGATTCTGACTCCCTTTGCCGTCTCTTTAGGCGCGGCCCCCGCCTTCATCGGCTGGATGATGGGGATGTATTCACTGACCCATCTGCCGGGCAATCTGCTGGCAGGCGTGCTGGTTGACCGCAACGGCAGCCGCCGTTATATCGTCTTCAGCCTGGTAACCGCCGGAGCGATCCTGCTCCTGCAGGCGCACGCGCAGCTGCCGTGGCATCTACTGGTGCTGCGCGCAGCCAGCGGCTTTGCGCTGGCTTTCCTGTCACCGGCGTGCATGACGCTGCTGGCTTCGCTCTCCGCCGATCCTGCCCAGCAAGGCAAATACATGTCCGGCCATGGGATCATCCATACACTGGCGTCGGTCGTTTCGCCCGCCGCAGGCGCATTTATTGTGGCCAAAGCCGGATATGCCGGCACCTTCAGCACCCTCGGCTGGCTGCTGATTGCTACTGGCATCATGGCCTTCTTCAGCGTCCCCGCGCCTGCGCGCCTGCCTACAGGCCTGAAGGCAGCGCCTGCGCTGCTGCCGCATGAGCAGCCGGCAGGCGAAGGCGGCGACAGAACGGGGAACACGCATGGCACCAAACGTTATTATTTGCTGCCTTTTTTTGTCGCCTGCTCGCAGGGGGTACTGTTCTTTGAGCTTCCCATGTCGCAGACAGGCAGCAACGCCGTTCTCTCGACCGGCATTCTGCTCTCGCTGCTCAGTCTGGGCGCGCTGCTGACGCTTGGCATGCTGTTCCTGAACCGCGTCTCACCCAACTTACGCATTGCCTGCGCCTTGCTGGGCATGGCGCTAAGCTTCTTCTGCCTGGCTGCCTTCAGGCAGATTCCGGTCGGGCTGATCCTGTTCTTGCTGGGAGCAGCCAAGGGCATCCTCTTTCCGGCGATGGCTTCGCTGTTCATCAGCCTGGCCGGACCGGGACGTATGGGCCGAACCTTCTCGATGCAGTCGATAGCGATGTCGCTCGGCGCGTTCGCCGGGCCGGTGGCTGCCGGACAGCTGCGGACGGTGATCTCTCCGTATTTCATAGCTTTCCTGCTGCTGATGACCGCGCTGCTTCTGCTGCCTCCCGGCAAGACGCATAAGCTCGCAGCGCAGCCGGCGGAATGGGAGCGCCGGACAGCGTGATATTGTCGCTGTTGTTTGGTATCAAATTAGGTCCAGCGATTTCAGATCCTGCGACTGTCTTCCTATAATCTTAAAGCTCTAAATAGTAACACGTTGGTGGCTATGGGGAGAAACTACCGTTAAATCCGTGCCCATGTCAGGTTTCCATAGAATATGGGGAATTTACCACTAAATCGTCCATTGATGACCTTTCGGATAGGACGCGATTAGCAGTAGAAGTTCCCCATAACCTCACCAGAAATCCCATGCTGGCGTAGTAGTGAGGGTTGGGCCTTCGCTTCCTTCACTTAAATCAACTATCGTTGGCACAGTGGTCCACCCGGCGAATGGATGAACAAATTCCTGCAAAAGTACATCTTTTCAGCGCGGTTAGCTAGTCCGCAGACCAAATTCCTGCAAAAGCGCATCCTTTTAGAGTAAATAGTGTCCTTTCGGCTGATCGAGAAGTAAATACCTGCACTTTTGCAGGCATTACCTTATTAATCCGCTAAAAGACTAAAAAGCCTGCACTTATACAGGTTTCGATTCAGATATGGCGAACCTCTGTCTCCCGAATCGCCAACACGGCATACAACTAACTTCGATTCTGCGATCAAACTTGATTAGGTCAGGTCGGGTACGCTCCAACTCCGAAAGCAGCTGCACTTAAACTAACCAATATCTCCATAAGATCAATAACCTGAAAAAATCAGCTACAATTAAATGGGTTGGGATTCGATATCTTATCATTCCGATGCCTACGTAGTTACCCTCTTTCAGCTTATTCCGCATTCTTGCGGCAATCAGATTATGACATTTCCCGGGGAATGAATACAAATTGGCCTGCAGCCTGTTAAAAATGACGAACCTTAGGTAAAATATACAAAAGCCTGCAGAATACCAATGAACTACCGGGGGTGTCATCAGCTTATGTCCATTGTTATTATTGTCGAAGGCAAGAATGACCGCAGTCGGCTGCGCCGGGTGCTGCTGCCTGAAATTGAAATTCTATGCACCTTTGGCACACTGAATTCGCTGAAGCTGGAGTCACTGCGCAAGAAGGCGGGCGACAGCGAAGTATTTCTTTATATGGACAACGACAGCTCCGGCAAAAGAATCCGTGGTGTGCTGCGCGACGCCTTCCCGGATGCCGTCCACATTTACACGCGGCGAGGTTACGCCGGGGTAGAGGGAACTCCCGATGAATATAACATCACCCAATTGGAGAAAGCTGGTCTGGAGGAATATATCATCTACCCGGAGCCTATGTCGTTCCTGCTTCATTAACAACAAAAAAGGGGTGCACCGCAGCCGTTTCACACCTACGGGACACCCTTTTTCTTTCCTGCACCAGAGCAAGTATCTGCGAACGAAAGGCATTTTTGCCTCTCATCCCGCCCATACAGCCGCATCCGCCGAATTCAAAGGCATTTTTGCCTCTTATTCCGCCCACATAGCCGCATCCGCCGAATTCAAAAGCATTTTTGCCTCTCATCCCGCCCACATAGTCGCATCCGCCACATTCAAAGGCATTTTTGCCTCTCATTCCGCCCACACGGTCGCATCCGTCGAATTCAAAGGCATTTTTGCCTCTTATTCCGCCTACATAGCCGCATCAGCCGAATTCAAAGGCATTTTTGCCTCTCATCCCACCCGACACAGCCACATCCGCCGAATTCAAAGGCATTTTTGCCTCTCATCCCGCCCACATAGCCGCATCAGCCAAAGGGGGTGCCCCGCAGCCGTTACACGGCCTGCGGGACACCCCCTATTCATGCTTGCGCTCTACTCCAGCGCCAGCGCCTTAACAGATTCAGCCAGGAACTCCGGTGTTATGTTCTCGGTGTCGCCGGCTTCATAGAGCGCACGCAGCCTGTTATTGCGGTCCACCAGACCAATCAGGTTGGCATGGGCGAAATTTTCCTTGTTGTTGCCGGCGATCAGCACCTTGAAGGACTGGGCGGCCAGCTCGCGCACCGCTTCCTGGTCCCCGCGCAGGAAATACCAGCCGTCGTAATTCACCTTGAAGCGGTCAGCGAACGTGCGGATCGCCTCGCGGGTATCCCGCTCAGGGTCAAAGGAGATGGAGACAAACTCCACATCCTTGCCGAAGCTTCCATCTTCCAGCAGCAATTTCTGAGTCTGAGACAACATAAAGGTGGTTACCGGACATACATCAGGGCAGTCAGTGAAGAAGAAATAAAACAGCCTTGCCTTCCCCTGCGTATCCGCCAGGGTAACAGGTGTACCGTCCACATTCTCCAGCGTAAAGTCCTGCACCTCGCCAATCACCGGCAGTTTCTTCTGCCCAAAGTCCAGGGAGGTCCACACCAGATAGACCGCCATTCCCAGCGCCAGCAAGAGCAGCAGCCAGGTCCATTTGTACCGCTTCAAGGTCTGCATCCCATGCCCCCTTTAATTAGCCATGAACAGTATTCAGCACAAGCACAATCAGACTGACCGTGAGGTAATTAATGGAGAAGAAAAAGCTTTTTTTGGCCCAGGCATCATCATCTTTGGCACGGAAGCCCATCAGATTGAGGATAAACCAGCCCAGGGAGAGACCTGTGGAAATAATCAGATAGAAAATTCCGGCATAGTCGTAGGCATACATCAAAAAAGGAATCGGGAGCAGCAGCAGCACATAAGGTATCATCTGGTATTTCGTGCGCAGCGTTCCTTTGACTACCGGCAGCAGCGGGAACCCGGCAGCGCGGTATTCCTCCTTGCGGCGGATGCCAAGCGCCCAGAAATGGGGAGGCTGCCACAGGAACAGCATCGCGAACATCAGCCATGCCCCAAGATCCACCCGGCCGGTAACGGCAACATAGCCGATTACAGGAGGCATTGCGCCGGAGATCGCTCCGACCGATGTGCTCCACGTAGATGTTCGCTTAAGCCAAAGGGTGTATACTACTACATAAACAAACATGCCGACAATTCCGAACAACCCGGCCAGCACGCCCGAGAACGCAAACAGCACAGCCAGCCCGGCAATTCCCAGACCGATGCCATAGAGCAGTACAGTCTGTGGCTTCAACCGGCCAGTCGGCAGTCCGCGTTCACGGGTCCGTTCCATCTTCATATCCAGATCACGGTCAAAATAATTATTAAACACACAGGCTGAGGCCATGACCAGCATGGTGCCAAGCAGCGTAAGAATTAATCGGCCATATTGAACATCCCAGCCCGAGGCCAGCCAATAGCCGGCAAATGCAGCAATCAGGTTGGAGCGGATAATGCCGGGTTTCGTCACTGTAATGAAATCACGCCAGCTTGCTCCTTCAGGGGGCGACTTGGCAGACAGAGCTGCGGAATCGGCCGAAGCTTGATAAGTCATATGATTGTCCACGCTTTGTGTTCCTCCTTCTAACGTTTCCGCCGAGCGATTGGATATCGCTGTTAACTTTATCATATCAAACCGGGAAAGACTTTGACAATGAATGGTCCAGATGTTCATTAATTCGACAATTTCGTGAAATAATTATTTCTTCACCTTAAATAACTTAGCCTTAAATTGGGTAGTTATTAATAGGGTACTTCCGCACAAAGGAGAACTGACCTATGGACACTGCTACACATTTCGTTATGGGCCTTGGATTAGCAGGGCTTGCCTTTGTTGATCCAGTTGTCGCCTCCAATCCGACGCTGGCCGGTGCCATAATGCTGGCCACTGTGCTGGGTTCTCAGGCCCCCGATGCGGATACAGCGCTGCGTCTGAAGGATAATGCGCTCTATATCCGCAATCACCGTGGAATTACACATTCCCTGCCTTTCCTGATCCTGTGGCCAGCGTTGATTACTCTGGTAATCGGACCGATCTTCGGGTTCACCGATCAGCAGGGGCTCAGCCATATCGCGCTCTGGAGCTTCATCGGGGTAGCTGTGCATGTATTCTCTGACCTGTTCAACACCTATGGCACACAAGCTGCCCGGCCGTTCACTGAGAAGTGGATCGCCTGGAACATTATCCACATCTTCGATCCGTTTATATTCGGCAGCCACACGGCAGCCATCGTACTGTGGATCACCGGTATCGTTCCGCCAGCGCCTTTGTTTATCACGCTGTATGCCTGCACCGCGCTTTATTACATTTGGCGCACGCTGGAGCATATGCGCGTCACCCGCAATATCAGACTTAAGGATGTGCATCATGCTGCAGGCGACCGTTACTACGCCATTCCGACCATTTCTCCAAGACGCTGGAATGTGGTCAAGGCCAAATCGGATGGCAGCTATAATGTCGGCCATCTGAGCAATACACGACTGGAATGGGTCAAGCATGCCGTGTCCTCAGAGCATCCGGCTGTGGAGCATTCCAAAGCTCATCCCGACATCCAGGCTTTCCTGTACTTTACCTCTTACGCTGTGGCAGAAGTGGAGGAGCTGTCCTCCGGTTATATTGTACGCTGGGGAGACGTGCGTTATTTACACCGCAAGCAATTTCCGTTCGTCGCTGTTCTGGTCATGGACGATCAATACCAGCCTCTGAACACCTATGTAGGGTGGTTGAGCAGTGAGAAGCTGGACGAACGGTTTGCCATGGATCCCGACTCAATGAAGCTGTAAGCCGGTCCAAACCTGATAAATACACTGAAGCCCGGCTCTCTGCGATAAGATGCGGAAGACACCGGGCTCTTTGCTGCAGTCTTGACTCCCTTAACGCCATAGGGCACAATCTATCTAAAGCGTTTCCATCTTTGGAGAAGCAAGAAGAAACGGCTTAGCCGTCCTCTGCAAAGCGTATGCTTCCGAAGCAGCGATACTACGTATCGCTTTCAGGCATCCGTTTCTGCGAGAAATATAAGGATAATTTATGGCGTGAAACCTATAAATTCTTATATTCATATTTAGCAAAAATCCCGGAGCTGTTATACCGCTCCGGGACCTCTGACTGATTGTTTTAATTCATTATGACAAAGGGAGTGTGCCATTATGGGCAAAGGACTTTCACTATGGTTTGCCGCCTCTTCGATTCTCATGCTTACCGCCGCTTCCATTCTCATCAGCTATAATATCTGGCTGGCGCTTCTGGTAGGGCTGATCTGTGTAATGAATATAGGCTGGGGCTTTGTCGTCAAGGCGAGACGCAGACGCAGCCAGGAAACACCCGGCGAGCGTTCCTCTTAACGGTAAGGCAGGAAGCCCATCCGCTCCTTGACTCCATTGAGTGTCTCCGCTGCTACAACCCGGGCTTTGGCCGCACCTTCAGCCAGAATATCGGTGATCATGCCCGAGCTGCGGATCTCATGATACTTGTGCTGCAGCGGCTCAAGCGTCGCCACCACGGCTGCGGCAAGCTCCTTCTTGAACCCGCCGTACATCTGGCCTTCGTAACGGTCGGCCACCTGCTGCAGAGTCATACCAGCGCATTCCGCGTAGATTACCATCAGATTGCTGATCTCAGGTTTGTTGACTGTATCGAAACGCACCTCACTGCCGGAATCAGTGGTTGCGCGGCTGATTTTCTTGCGGATTACATCCGGCGGGTCCAGCAGCGCAATGTAGCTGCCCGGATTCGGACTGCTTTTGCTCATTTTTTTGGTTCCGTCCTCCAGGGACATAATCCGTGCCCCAAATTCCGGAATCAGCGGATCTGGAATGGTGAAGAAATCACCATACCGGTGATTGAAGCGCCCTGCCAGATCACGCGTCAGTTCCAAATGCTGCTTCTGGTCTTCTCCAACCGGCACAAGATCGGCATTATAGACGAGAATATCTGCCGCCATCAGCGAAGGATAGACGAACAGCCCTGCGCCGACCGAATCCTTGCCGCTGGATTTATCCTTGAACTGGGTCATCCGCTCCAGCTCGCCCATCGAGGTGAGCGTCGTCATCAACCAGCCCAGCTCTGCATGCTGCGGCACATGCGACTGCATGAACACATTGGAGCGGGTAGGGTCCACTCCGGCGGCAATATACAGCGCCGCCACTGACTCTGACTGCTCGCGCAGCGCGGCCGGCTCTTGTGCTACCGTTACCGCATGCAGGTCAACGACCATGTAGTAACATTCGTTCTCTACGTGATCCTGAAGCTTCACATAATTCTTAATTGCACCGATATAATTGCCCAGTGTAAGCGAGCCGCTGGGCTGGATGCCCGACAATATTTTTTTGACCATGCTGAAGACCTCCATTGTACTGAATAATTTATGTCCGGGAACGCCAAAT
This window encodes:
- a CDS encoding peptidoglycan D,D-transpeptidase FtsI family protein, coding for MSYFRKQAPPTDEPPSTNSLGLRINVFFFSTFVIFCVIIIRLAILQFVEGPTLTEVETSRDIKNVPLASMRGVIYAAGGEELAYSTPLQSLYITLNKEYTEKKKNKATGKLEITPEAKAKSDALAANLAANFAKYGDKKAKVLTEEDVLKALDLDFRKSLGYYARRIKAGLSEEEVAYFMEHKAEYPGLEVVEESTRHYDKDTVAVQTVGYIKPFTSSDSLAIYKNILSNMKVNPEAGLTYKDDEIVGYDGLELQYQRELRGQNGYQEISVNPQNMAEKIEKVVPPVKGNNIWTTINKSVQMKTEEAIMDQIKWLHANSVQGKTHPNAQTGYAVAMEVDTGNVVAMASMPDYDTNVWTADKLDPKVWNEIMGNYQNGTITPYSSGRSGHNFDSTVLLGSTIKPLSVLIGLNEGFFSTDSWYTDVGYATFGKKGYEAKVRNASGHVYGGMDPAKAIEKSSNAFMVDRVGKKLYEKYQDEGVNVWDKYMKEFGLGVSTGSGLPKEFLGQINYTNTEAAGSAQAALVYASFGQQGRYTVLQLAQYVSTLANEGIRIKPQLVSKITDTEGKVVKEFKREVLDEATEFDSSFWAEIKRGMVSKVSAFDDFPYPFARKTGTSEQTDSKGKNRDNGVFIAYAPRENPKLAVAVVIPDGGFGSNSAAPVARKIFDAYDWEYGLDGVPKKSLEKTTDATDAATE
- a CDS encoding peptidoglycan D,D-transpeptidase FtsI family protein: MKVFGKPNPLPEEKLTPRSLGLRLNIFFFGTFMIFCIIIIRLASLQFAEGASLADEETKRDVKTVPLAAARGVIYAANGEKLAYSSSVQSLYMMLTKEYTAKVKDKEQNKDMLTDEARQKSDALAARLAAEFAKYSDPAAKQLSKEGVLDALDLEFKRNQGYVPRRIKADLSQKEIAYFMEHKDEYPGLSIVEENLRHYNNDTIAVQTVGYVKPFKSTETGYSIYTNIRNAMKQSDADPGLVYKPDESVGADGLELQYQRELRGKNGYQEISVDPQNMAKKVEKLVPPVKGYNIWSTINKNIQLKTEQAVTDQIKWLHSNAVQGKTHPDAQTGYAVAMEVDTGNVVAMANMPDYDTNIWTGEKLLPEDWEKIETNYQNGTVTPKSSGRSGNDFESVVFLGSTIKPLSVLIGLNEGLFSTTETYNDKGIAYFGKDDKSSVRNSSGHVYNNIRPAKAIEFSSNAFMIDMVGERLYNKYKGEALNVWDSYLKQFGLGVSTESGLPKEYPGEFNYRREDYTGTDQAALVYASFGQQGKFTPLQLAQYTATLANEGERIKPQLVSRITDADGKLVKSFEREVLNKVEFDPAYWSVIKQGMNSKVEAFDDFPYDFARKTGTSEQWSSKARANRDNGVFIAYAPRDKPKLAVAVVIPDGGFGSQSAAPVARKIFDAYDWEYGLDGIPKKSLAASSGETE
- a CDS encoding transglutaminase domain-containing protein produces the protein MLKEWLESVTEANAISIALLLIVLFSLLQGWGRGFARSSGRLFGLLGSGLSAAAALVLAVPAAAYLSPWVQAWAAAKELPATELSQWQQIYYTAVSVIAGSPLVRFLLLLLLAYSLIRLLIGLLFLLLPFRLPHRQGRAADREVSALSRLGGAAVGGLIGLTRALLVVLALFVGVALNPDSSFSNYVESSPVYTQSAAAVIQPFAGEAVRSKLPVLTQAVAAEMNDILRRKYEVIDHQIAADIAQAAEEIAGQAEGEEEKAKLLYDWVGTRIAYDYDKAENYEQNRIWKEQTPQDTFDTRIGVCIDYARLYALMARSQDLKVRVVTGRGYDGRGGYGPHAWNEVYLSDQQSWIPLDPTWAGSGDWFNPKDFKDTHIAESVL
- a CDS encoding MFS transporter; the encoded protein is MKTALWLYLFLFLAFFDLHAQYPILTPFAVSLGAAPAFIGWMMGMYSLTHLPGNLLAGVLVDRNGSRRYIVFSLVTAGAILLLQAHAQLPWHLLVLRAASGFALAFLSPACMTLLASLSADPAQQGKYMSGHGIIHTLASVVSPAAGAFIVAKAGYAGTFSTLGWLLIATGIMAFFSVPAPARLPTGLKAAPALLPHEQPAGEGGDRTGNTHGTKRYYLLPFFVACSQGVLFFELPMSQTGSNAVLSTGILLSLLSLGALLTLGMLFLNRVSPNLRIACALLGMALSFFCLAAFRQIPVGLILFLLGAAKGILFPAMASLFISLAGPGRMGRTFSMQSIAMSLGAFAGPVAAGQLRTVISPYFIAFLLLMTALLLLPPGKTHKLAAQPAEWERRTA
- a CDS encoding DNA primase; the encoded protein is MSIVIIVEGKNDRSRLRRVLLPEIEILCTFGTLNSLKLESLRKKAGDSEVFLYMDNDSSGKRIRGVLRDAFPDAVHIYTRRGYAGVEGTPDEYNITQLEKAGLEEYIIYPEPMSFLLH
- a CDS encoding SCO family protein gives rise to the protein MQTLKRYKWTWLLLLLALGMAVYLVWTSLDFGQKKLPVIGEVQDFTLENVDGTPVTLADTQGKARLFYFFFTDCPDVCPVTTFMLSQTQKLLLEDGSFGKDVEFVSISFDPERDTREAIRTFADRFKVNYDGWYFLRGDQEAVRELAAQSFKVLIAGNNKENFAHANLIGLVDRNNRLRALYEAGDTENITPEFLAESVKALALE
- the cyoE gene encoding heme o synthase, with product MDNHMTYQASADSAALSAKSPPEGASWRDFITVTKPGIIRSNLIAAFAGYWLASGWDVQYGRLILTLLGTMLVMASACVFNNYFDRDLDMKMERTRERGLPTGRLKPQTVLLYGIGLGIAGLAVLFAFSGVLAGLFGIVGMFVYVVVYTLWLKRTSTWSTSVGAISGAMPPVIGYVAVTGRVDLGAWLMFAMLFLWQPPHFWALGIRRKEEYRAAGFPLLPVVKGTLRTKYQMIPYVLLLLPIPFLMYAYDYAGIFYLIISTGLSLGWFILNLMGFRAKDDDAWAKKSFFFSINYLTVSLIVLVLNTVHG